The following are encoded together in the Bacillus sp. V2I10 genome:
- the trmL gene encoding tRNA (uridine(34)/cytosine(34)/5-carboxymethylaminomethyluridine(34)-2'-O)-methyltransferase TrmL, whose translation MALHVVLYQPEIPANTGNIARTCAATNTTLHLIRPLGFSTDDKMLKRAGLDYWEYVNVVYHDSLDELFEAYPQGEFYYITKFGEKPHTTFDYSNHEEDTFFVFGKETTGLPKDLIAENLERCLRLPMTGNVRSLNLSNTAAILIYEALRQQNYPGLLKKTT comes from the coding sequence GTGGCATTACATGTCGTACTCTATCAGCCGGAAATTCCGGCAAACACAGGAAATATTGCACGCACTTGCGCTGCAACCAATACAACGCTGCACTTAATCCGTCCTCTTGGCTTTTCAACGGATGACAAAATGCTTAAGCGTGCGGGCTTAGATTATTGGGAATATGTGAATGTGGTTTATCATGATTCCTTAGATGAGCTGTTTGAAGCATATCCGCAGGGCGAATTCTACTATATAACGAAATTCGGAGAAAAACCGCATACAACATTTGATTACAGCAACCATGAGGAAGATACCTTCTTTGTTTTCGGGAAAGAAACAACAGGACTTCCGAAAGACTTAATCGCAGAAAACCTGGAAAGATGTCTGCGTTTGCCGATGACAGGAAATGTACGATCCCTGAACTTATCGAACACCGCTGCGATTTTAATTTATGAAGCGTTAAGGCAGCAGAACTATCCAGGATTACTCAAAAAAACGACCTGA
- a CDS encoding PrkA family serine protein kinase, whose translation MDILKKIEKYREDEQRLKWEGTFVEYLEMLKEKPWVAQSAHSRVYNMIKDAGIEEENGSRRYKFFDHKLFGLEESLEKLVEEYFHPAAKRLDVRKRILLLMGPVSGGKSTLVTMLKRGLETYSLTDRGAVFAIKGCPMHEDPLHLIPHHLREDFFQEYGIRIEGNLSPLNLMRLEQEYGGRIEDVRIERIFFSEDKRTGIGTFSPSDPKSQDIADLTGSIDFSTIAEFGSESDPRAYRFDGELNKANRGMMEFQEMLKCDEKFLWHLLSLTQEGNFKAGRFALISADELIVAHTNETEYRSFISNKKNEALHSRIIVMPVPYNLRVSEEERIYEKMIMESDVANVHIAPHTMRVAAMFTILTRLKDPKRGDIDLVKKMRLYDGENVEGYNNVDVEELKKEHVDEGMSGIDPRYVINRISSTIIRKEIPSINALDVLRSLKEGLDQHASISNEDRERYLNFISVARKEYDDLAKKEVQKAFVYSYEESAITLMDNYLDNVEAYCNKNKIRDPLTGEEMNPDDKLMRSIEEQIGISENAKKAFREEILIRISAYARKGKRFDYNSHERLREAIQKKLFADLKDVVKITTSSKTPDEQQLRKINEVVKRLIDEHGYNSTSANDLLRYVGSLLNR comes from the coding sequence ATGGATATCTTAAAAAAAATTGAAAAGTACAGAGAAGATGAACAGCGACTGAAGTGGGAAGGAACCTTCGTTGAGTATTTAGAGATGTTAAAAGAGAAACCATGGGTTGCACAATCGGCTCACTCACGAGTTTACAATATGATCAAAGATGCCGGTATAGAGGAAGAAAACGGATCAAGGCGCTACAAGTTCTTTGATCATAAGCTGTTTGGACTTGAAGAGTCGCTTGAGAAACTTGTAGAGGAGTACTTCCACCCGGCAGCTAAGCGATTAGATGTCCGGAAACGGATTTTGCTGCTTATGGGTCCTGTCAGCGGGGGTAAATCAACGCTTGTGACCATGCTGAAAAGAGGTCTTGAGACGTATTCTCTGACAGATCGCGGTGCTGTGTTTGCGATTAAAGGCTGCCCAATGCATGAGGATCCTTTGCATTTAATTCCCCACCATCTAAGAGAAGATTTCTTTCAGGAATACGGTATTCGCATTGAGGGGAATCTGTCGCCTCTAAACCTGATGAGACTTGAGCAGGAGTACGGAGGCCGCATTGAAGATGTGCGGATTGAGCGGATCTTTTTTTCAGAGGATAAGCGGACAGGAATCGGAACGTTCAGCCCGTCTGATCCGAAATCACAGGATATTGCAGACTTGACTGGTAGCATTGATTTTTCAACCATTGCGGAGTTTGGTTCAGAGTCTGATCCCCGGGCTTATCGTTTTGACGGCGAGCTGAATAAGGCAAACCGCGGGATGATGGAGTTTCAGGAGATGCTGAAATGTGATGAGAAATTCTTGTGGCACTTGCTGTCTCTTACGCAGGAAGGCAATTTTAAAGCAGGGCGATTTGCCTTAATTTCTGCCGATGAGCTCATAGTGGCGCACACCAATGAAACCGAGTACCGCTCCTTTATTTCCAACAAGAAAAACGAGGCACTCCATTCAAGGATTATCGTGATGCCTGTTCCTTATAACTTAAGAGTTTCTGAAGAAGAAAGAATTTATGAAAAGATGATTATGGAAAGTGATGTAGCAAATGTTCATATTGCACCTCACACGATGCGTGTTGCGGCTATGTTTACCATTTTAACGAGATTGAAGGATCCGAAGCGTGGCGACATTGATCTCGTAAAAAAGATGCGCTTGTATGATGGCGAGAATGTAGAAGGCTACAATAACGTCGATGTAGAGGAGCTGAAAAAGGAACATGTAGATGAAGGAATGAGCGGAATTGATCCGCGGTATGTCATCAACCGAATTTCTTCGACCATCATCAGAAAAGAAATTCCTTCTATTAATGCACTCGATGTCCTCAGATCTTTAAAAGAAGGATTGGATCAGCACGCATCCATCTCAAATGAAGACCGCGAACGCTACTTGAACTTTATCTCTGTAGCAAGAAAAGAATACGATGATCTTGCGAAGAAAGAAGTGCAGAAGGCATTCGTCTATTCTTACGAGGAGTCTGCCATAACGCTTATGGATAACTACCTGGATAATGTGGAGGCATATTGCAATAAAAATAAGATCCGCGATCCGCTGACGGGGGAAGAAATGAATCCGGACGACAAACTGATGCGCTCAATTGAAGAGCAGATCGGGATCTCTGAAAATGCGAAAAAAGCATTCAGGGAAGAAATTTTAATCCGAATCTCTGCTTATGCCCGGAAAGGAAAACGATTTGATTACAACTCTCATGAGCGTCTTCGCGAAGCCATTCAGAAAAAACTGTTTGCTGATCTGAAGGATGTAGTGAAAATTACAACGTCCTCAAAAACACCGGATGAACAGCAGCTGAGAAAGATCAATGAAGTTGTGAAAAGACTCATCGATGAGCACGGCTATAACTCAACATCTGCAAATGACCTGCTGCGCTATGTAGGCAGTCTGTTAAATCGGTAA
- a CDS encoding M48 family metallopeptidase produces MSEHIHRKEHIYFIILLLISIPMYLLFIFTGVGLLILLPFILIPLIAHLLSIGMIRGNGVKVTPYQFPEIYTKVNDLAVKMEMKKLPDIFIIESEGMLNAFATRFLGRNMVVLYSGLAELHVKGGKEELDFVIAHELAHIKRNHLLKNLFVLFGNWVPFLGSAYSRACEYTCDAIAHYYTEDLDASKRALTVLAIGSVLYKHVNETDYLQESSREKNLFVWFSEKLSTHPVLPKRIHQLNVKFGEHDPSISFKTTAWFKAGLAGALALILLLCASSVYLIQRLADTSLYSDFMLDSEETTQLMLAASENDLERAEELIEDGQDVNAQDAFGMTPLMYASYPPSDEYEEELIINTEMVELLLKHGADPNIISENGDLATVDIIYSGNLDLAEMLIEKNADINLEDGYGQTALTAAVYEGDVKMVELLLDAGADPDYVTSEDETARSIAKEVKVPEITAMLKK; encoded by the coding sequence ATGTCAGAGCATATACACAGAAAAGAACATATTTATTTTATTATCCTGCTTTTAATCAGTATCCCGATGTATTTATTATTTATCTTCACGGGAGTCGGACTTTTAATTTTACTTCCTTTTATACTGATCCCGCTCATTGCTCATTTGCTTTCAATCGGAATGATCCGCGGCAATGGAGTGAAGGTTACCCCTTATCAATTTCCTGAGATTTATACAAAGGTGAATGATCTTGCAGTTAAAATGGAAATGAAGAAGCTGCCCGATATTTTTATCATTGAATCGGAGGGAATGCTGAATGCGTTTGCGACAAGGTTTTTGGGGAGAAACATGGTTGTACTTTATTCGGGATTAGCCGAACTGCACGTAAAGGGAGGAAAAGAAGAACTTGATTTTGTGATTGCGCACGAGCTTGCACATATTAAAAGAAATCATCTATTAAAAAATCTCTTCGTTCTGTTTGGAAACTGGGTGCCGTTCCTCGGCAGCGCCTATTCAAGAGCCTGCGAGTATACGTGTGATGCCATTGCTCATTATTACACGGAAGACCTGGATGCCTCAAAACGCGCATTGACTGTCCTTGCTATTGGTTCAGTGCTATATAAACATGTTAACGAGACTGATTATCTGCAAGAAAGCAGCCGCGAAAAAAACCTGTTTGTCTGGTTTAGTGAAAAATTATCTACACACCCTGTTCTGCCAAAGCGGATTCATCAATTAAATGTGAAATTTGGCGAGCATGATCCATCTATCTCATTTAAGACGACTGCATGGTTTAAAGCGGGTTTAGCAGGGGCACTTGCATTGATCTTGCTTCTCTGCGCATCAAGCGTATATTTAATCCAAAGGCTTGCTGACACAAGCCTTTACAGTGATTTTATGCTGGACAGCGAGGAAACAACCCAGCTTATGCTTGCAGCGTCAGAAAATGACTTAGAGCGTGCAGAAGAGCTAATAGAAGATGGTCAAGATGTAAACGCTCAGGATGCATTTGGCATGACTCCGCTTATGTATGCAAGTTATCCACCATCAGATGAGTATGAAGAAGAGCTGATCATCAACACTGAAATGGTTGAGCTGCTCCTTAAACATGGGGCAGATCCAAACATCATTTCAGAAAATGGAGATTTGGCTACTGTAGATATCATTTACTCAGGCAATCTTGATTTGGCTGAAATGCTTATTGAGAAAAATGCCGATATCAATCTAGAAGACGGCTATGGGCAAACAGCGCTTACTGCTGCTGTATATGAGGGAGATGTGAAAATGGTTGAACTTCTGCTGGATGCAGGGGCAGATCCTGATTATGTCACAAGCGAAGATGAAACTGCCCGTTCAATTGCCAAGGAAGTAAAGGTGCCAGAAATTACTGCCATGTTAAAGAAGTAG
- the queG gene encoding tRNA epoxyqueuosine(34) reductase QueG — translation MNYVELKQDILSFSKSIGIDKIGFAQASVFDELKQRLIVHEQKGYHSGFEEPDLEKRTNPDFLLPGAKSIISIALAYPSKLKNAPRSTKEDRRGIFCRASWGQDYHHVLRDRLNKLEAYIRERVPNAELKSMVDTGELSDRAVAERAGIGWSGKNCAIITPEFGSYVYLGEIVTNIPFSPDTPMEDRCGSCNICVDACPTGALVQGGQLDSTKCIAFLTQTKGFLADKYRKKLGNRLYGCDTCQTVCPENKGKDFHLHAEMEPDPEIAKPKLKPLLTMSNREFKEKFGHVSGSWRGKKPIQRNAIIALAHFKDQTAIPELIQLMHKDARPVIRGTAAWAIGSIGEKDSLIDLQKALQLEEDEEVRKEIKKGISLIDA, via the coding sequence ATGAATTATGTAGAGCTTAAACAGGATATCCTTTCATTCAGCAAGAGCATTGGCATTGATAAAATCGGGTTTGCACAGGCGTCTGTATTTGATGAACTGAAGCAGCGGCTGATTGTTCACGAACAAAAAGGATATCATTCCGGTTTTGAAGAGCCTGATCTTGAGAAGCGGACAAATCCCGATTTTCTTCTGCCAGGGGCGAAATCGATTATTTCCATTGCGCTTGCTTATCCATCCAAGCTGAAGAATGCACCAAGAAGCACGAAGGAAGATAGAAGAGGTATCTTCTGCAGAGCTTCGTGGGGACAGGACTATCACCATGTGTTAAGGGATCGTCTGAATAAGCTCGAGGCATATATTCGAGAGCGGGTTCCAAATGCAGAGCTTAAGTCAATGGTTGATACAGGGGAACTGTCAGACCGGGCTGTGGCAGAGAGAGCGGGAATTGGCTGGAGCGGAAAAAACTGCGCGATCATCACTCCAGAATTTGGTTCGTATGTATATTTGGGCGAAATTGTCACAAATATCCCATTTTCGCCGGATACACCAATGGAAGACCGCTGCGGCAGCTGCAATATCTGTGTGGATGCTTGTCCGACAGGAGCGCTTGTACAGGGCGGCCAGCTTGATTCTACTAAATGCATCGCCTTTTTAACGCAGACGAAGGGCTTTTTAGCAGATAAATACCGGAAGAAGCTTGGAAACCGTTTATATGGCTGTGATACTTGCCAAACAGTATGTCCAGAGAACAAAGGCAAGGATTTTCATCTTCATGCAGAAATGGAGCCGGACCCTGAGATTGCAAAGCCGAAGCTTAAACCCCTTCTTACCATGAGCAACCGGGAATTTAAAGAGAAGTTTGGACATGTATCAGGGTCATGGAGAGGGAAAAAACCGATTCAGAGAAACGCGATTATTGCACTCGCGCACTTTAAGGACCAAACCGCTATCCCGGAATTAATACAGCTGATGCACAAAGATGCGCGTCCGGTCATTCGCGGAACGGCTGCATGGGCAATCGGATCAATTGGTGAAAAAGATAGTCTGATCGACCTGCAAAAAGCCCTTCAGCTTGAAGAAGACGAAGAAGTCCGGAAAGAAATCAAAAAAGGAATATCGCTTATAGATGCGTAA
- a CDS encoding response regulator has product MKAIIIDDEKHVREGLLLLADWDRHGIHTILEAEDGEEAVELITKHRPEIIFTDMSMPRRDGISLLKWLYSSDLGSKTIVVSGYDDFDYMRNAIAYKSFDYILKPIEPDVLNETLERAVTEWKEQARSRNSQAEESRVMNEVKPLYWDQLFSGLCTKKEIPQSAEEKIEKEFGISMTLAEKTAAILPIKSIVMKSFQGNYELAYSALSNMCSGLLRKQNDGVCFRNINKEEELVILFWKNKNVTYLSEEISAFIYQSYKINCILALGKRSIDLSEAYDSSEQVYLKHNLLSKQKIVTSNEVDLKPLLHLFDFSNELKWALKSGSAAQAEIQLDQIFTKLINDHTLSLEQIKLWENQFDLLRSNWIKEYEVHHHPAFYSGTDYWKEDGSFSFEKFKEEKKKEFGQLIKFLSNVKYQKEKNNMQQIEEYLQQHYQEDINLQDIADRFFLSREYISRKFKQDYHATLTDYLTNIRMEKAKKLLENPYLKIYEVAYGVGYQNEKYFSKVFKKQVGITPNEYRHSLTSKP; this is encoded by the coding sequence ATGAAAGCAATCATCATTGATGATGAAAAGCATGTTCGTGAAGGTCTGCTTTTATTGGCGGATTGGGATAGGCATGGAATTCACACCATTCTTGAGGCTGAGGATGGCGAGGAAGCGGTAGAGCTGATCACAAAGCACAGGCCGGAAATTATTTTTACGGATATGAGTATGCCAAGAAGAGATGGAATAAGTCTGTTAAAATGGCTTTATTCCTCTGATTTAGGCAGCAAAACGATTGTCGTAAGCGGATATGATGACTTTGATTATATGCGAAATGCCATCGCTTACAAGAGCTTTGATTATATATTAAAGCCCATTGAGCCGGATGTCTTAAATGAAACATTGGAACGGGCCGTGACAGAATGGAAAGAGCAGGCCCGTTCCCGAAACTCTCAGGCTGAGGAAAGCCGGGTTATGAATGAAGTAAAGCCTCTCTATTGGGACCAGCTGTTCTCGGGTCTCTGTACAAAAAAGGAAATACCGCAATCAGCAGAAGAGAAAATTGAAAAAGAATTTGGCATTTCAATGACGCTCGCTGAAAAAACAGCTGCCATCCTTCCAATAAAATCAATTGTCATGAAATCATTCCAGGGTAATTATGAGCTTGCCTATTCTGCCCTTTCAAACATGTGCAGCGGATTATTAAGAAAACAGAATGACGGTGTGTGTTTCCGGAACATTAATAAGGAAGAAGAGCTCGTTATCCTCTTTTGGAAGAATAAGAATGTAACCTATCTTTCAGAAGAAATCAGCGCTTTCATTTATCAATCTTATAAAATCAATTGTATTCTTGCTTTGGGAAAAAGATCGATTGATTTAAGCGAAGCCTATGATTCTTCTGAGCAAGTATATTTAAAACATAATTTATTGAGTAAGCAAAAGATTGTGACAAGTAATGAGGTTGATTTAAAGCCGCTTCTTCATCTGTTTGATTTTTCAAACGAACTGAAATGGGCGCTTAAATCGGGCAGTGCTGCCCAGGCGGAAATACAGCTGGATCAAATTTTCACAAAGCTGATCAATGATCATACGCTGTCATTAGAGCAGATTAAACTATGGGAAAATCAATTTGACTTATTGAGAAGCAATTGGATCAAAGAATATGAGGTCCATCATCATCCGGCTTTTTATTCTGGTACGGATTATTGGAAGGAAGACGGTTCTTTTTCTTTTGAAAAGTTCAAAGAAGAAAAGAAAAAAGAATTCGGTCAGCTAATCAAATTTCTCTCTAATGTGAAGTATCAGAAAGAAAAAAACAACATGCAGCAAATTGAAGAATACCTGCAGCAGCATTATCAGGAGGATATCAATCTCCAGGATATTGCCGATCGGTTTTTCTTAAGCCGTGAATACATTTCAAGGAAATTCAAACAGGATTATCATGCAACACTAACAGATTATCTGACAAATATCCGCATGGAAAAAGCAAAAAAGCTGCTTGAGAATCCATATTTAAAAATATATGAAGTGGCCTATGGTGTAGGCTATCAAAATGAAAAGTACTTCAGTAAGGTGTTTAAAAAACAAGTTGGGATTACACCAAATGAATACCGGCATTCCCTGACTTCTAAACCGTAA
- a CDS encoding amidase domain-containing protein, with protein sequence MKNNLSAAIKAKLELLINNRRAKELDIIEDSKVLLRKKKILENRNVEMVKGNASVQLQHIEKVSKREKRVSYKCHYKYFHKDQESFYLEEKTEDRIAVFQNGTIIRDYKVEHQYDETFAESDDSSNERVSFFYDRLAAVQYAERWWNTHNPKFKNFDVNCTNYVSQCLHAGGAPMRGYPGRSTGWWMQNNIWSYSWTVAHSLTLHLGNSKTGLRAKSVGAPEALMPGDVICYDFQGDGRFDHTTIVVAKDQANMPLVNANTYNSRMRYWDYEDSTAYTPNIKYKFFHIEDDSGSKK encoded by the coding sequence ATGAAAAATAATCTTTCAGCTGCAATAAAAGCTAAGTTAGAGCTGCTAATCAACAATCGGCGTGCTAAAGAACTTGATATAATAGAAGACAGCAAAGTGCTGCTGCGGAAAAAAAAGATTCTCGAAAACAGGAATGTCGAGATGGTAAAAGGAAATGCCTCCGTTCAATTGCAGCATATCGAAAAAGTATCTAAACGGGAGAAGCGTGTTTCCTACAAGTGTCATTATAAGTATTTTCATAAAGATCAGGAATCCTTTTATCTTGAAGAAAAAACGGAAGACCGTATCGCTGTATTTCAAAATGGAACAATCATCAGAGACTATAAGGTAGAGCATCAGTATGATGAAACTTTTGCTGAAAGCGATGATTCTTCAAATGAAAGAGTATCTTTCTTTTACGACAGACTTGCTGCCGTTCAATATGCCGAGAGATGGTGGAACACCCACAATCCCAAGTTTAAAAATTTCGATGTAAACTGCACGAACTATGTTTCTCAGTGTCTTCATGCAGGCGGAGCTCCAATGAGAGGGTACCCGGGGCGATCAACCGGGTGGTGGATGCAGAACAATATCTGGAGCTACAGCTGGACGGTTGCCCATTCTCTCACCCTGCATCTCGGTAATTCTAAAACAGGTTTAAGGGCGAAATCAGTGGGAGCACCAGAAGCGTTAATGCCGGGGGATGTCATCTGCTACGATTTTCAAGGCGATGGCAGGTTTGATCATACAACCATTGTTGTCGCGAAGGATCAGGCAAACATGCCTCTTGTGAATGCAAATACGTACAACAGCAGAATGCGTTATTGGGATTATGAAGACTCAACAGCTTACACACCGAACATTAAGTATAAATTTTTTCATATCGAGGATGATTCGGGTTCTAAAAAATAA
- a CDS encoding B3/4 domain-containing protein, translated as MEISISPQIKQHFPEFKMGVIEYTAISVAESPQMLKGRMRLFQESIFFEMEDKKVQDLKPIQEWRSIFKKLGADPGRYRPSSEALYRRIQKQQYLEPIHSAVDLNNFFSLQHQIPFGIYDIDKLSGNIEIRVGKESDAYMAINGRDVSMNGKLLSSDETGAFGSPYVDSKRSAVTEETSNALHLIYLQPSMNVENADEMLSSLTKMFLQIHGGDGKYSLVK; from the coding sequence ATGGAAATTTCTATAAGCCCTCAAATCAAACAGCATTTTCCTGAGTTTAAGATGGGCGTTATTGAGTATACAGCAATAAGTGTAGCAGAATCCCCGCAAATGCTTAAAGGAAGAATGCGGCTCTTCCAGGAATCAATCTTTTTTGAAATGGAAGACAAAAAAGTACAGGATCTAAAACCGATTCAGGAATGGCGAAGCATTTTTAAAAAGCTTGGCGCAGATCCAGGACGATATCGTCCTTCAAGCGAAGCGCTGTACCGAAGAATTCAAAAGCAGCAGTATCTTGAACCAATCCATTCAGCCGTTGATTTAAATAACTTCTTCTCCCTGCAGCATCAAATCCCATTCGGCATTTACGATATCGATAAGCTGTCCGGGAATATTGAAATCAGGGTTGGCAAGGAATCTGATGCTTATATGGCCATCAATGGACGGGATGTATCCATGAACGGAAAACTGCTTTCATCAGATGAGACAGGTGCCTTTGGAAGCCCTTATGTGGACTCAAAGCGGTCTGCTGTCACTGAAGAAACTTCAAACGCGCTTCACTTGATCTATCTCCAGCCAAGCATGAATGTTGAAAATGCGGATGAAATGTTATCATCATTAACAAAAATGTTCCTTCAGATTCATGGCGGGGATGGAAAGTACAGTTTAGTAAAATAA
- the yhbH gene encoding sporulation protein YhbH, whose amino-acid sequence MIEGNGRNFVISNEDWSLHRKGHDDQKRHQEKVQEAIRSNLPDLITEENIVMSNGKDVVKIPIRSLDEYKIRYNYDKNKHVGQGDGDSKVGDVVARDGSQQNANGPGKGQGAGDQAGEDYYEAEVSLMELEEALFKELELPNLKRKELDQIVVENIEFNDIRKTGLMGNIDKKRTMLSAYKRNAISGAPKFHPIYPEDLKFKTWNEVVKPESRAVVLAMMDTSGSMGIWEKYMARSFFFWMTRFLRSKYEKVEIEFIAHHTEAKVVSEEDFFSKGESGGTICSSAYRKALEIIEEKYQPSRFNIYPFHFSDGDNLTSDNARCVKLVGELMKVSNMFGYGEVNQYNRHSTLMSAYKNISDERFRHYILKQKVDVFHAMKGFFRKDEEQMYA is encoded by the coding sequence ATGATAGAAGGAAATGGGCGCAATTTTGTCATTTCGAATGAAGATTGGTCCCTCCATCGCAAAGGCCACGATGATCAGAAACGTCACCAGGAGAAGGTTCAGGAAGCTATCCGCAGCAATTTGCCAGATCTTATTACAGAAGAAAATATTGTGATGTCAAACGGTAAAGATGTCGTTAAGATTCCGATCAGGTCACTGGATGAATATAAAATCAGATACAATTATGATAAAAACAAACATGTTGGTCAAGGAGATGGAGACAGTAAAGTCGGCGATGTTGTAGCAAGAGATGGTTCTCAGCAGAATGCAAATGGTCCCGGAAAAGGGCAGGGAGCAGGCGATCAGGCTGGCGAGGATTATTATGAAGCAGAGGTTTCGCTGATGGAGCTAGAGGAGGCGCTGTTCAAAGAGCTTGAGCTGCCGAACCTTAAGAGAAAAGAGTTAGACCAGATTGTTGTAGAAAATATTGAATTTAATGATATTAGAAAAACAGGTTTGATGGGAAATATTGATAAAAAACGAACAATGCTTTCTGCCTATAAGCGCAACGCGATATCAGGAGCACCAAAGTTTCATCCGATTTATCCTGAGGATTTAAAATTTAAAACGTGGAATGAAGTTGTGAAGCCTGAATCACGCGCTGTTGTTTTAGCGATGATGGATACAAGCGGATCAATGGGTATTTGGGAAAAGTATATGGCGAGAAGCTTTTTCTTTTGGATGACAAGATTTTTACGCTCCAAGTATGAAAAAGTAGAAATTGAATTTATTGCCCATCATACAGAAGCAAAGGTTGTCTCGGAGGAAGATTTCTTTTCAAAAGGGGAAAGCGGCGGAACGATCTGTTCATCTGCTTACCGGAAAGCACTTGAAATTATTGAAGAAAAGTACCAGCCGAGCCGCTTTAATATTTATCCTTTCCATTTTTCAGATGGAGATAATTTAACATCTGACAACGCCCGCTGCGTCAAGCTGGTGGGAGAACTGATGAAGGTTTCAAACATGTTTGGATACGGGGAAGTTAATCAGTACAATCGCCATTCTACTTTAATGTCCGCTTATAAGAATATCTCTGATGAAAGATTCCGCCACTATATCCTCAAGCAAAAAGTCGATGTGTTCCACGCGATGAAAGGGTTTTTCCGGAAAGATGAAGAGCAGATGTATGCATAG